The Ammospiza caudacuta isolate bAmmCau1 chromosome 17, bAmmCau1.pri, whole genome shotgun sequence genome has a segment encoding these proteins:
- the PGP gene encoding glycerol-3-phosphate phosphatase: MGTRSVRGAANGEARAAGAGRGRANGVRGALGRGGAAMADGMAAGGPRRCRRLEGEAARAALANADTLLFDCDGVLWRGEAAVSGAAAALERLAAAGKRLCYVTNNSGRTRAAYTEKLRRLGFPPAEPRHIFSSAFCAARYLRQALPPGAAAYVLGSAALAAELEAVGIPHVGTGPAALPGPAPADWVQAPLEPAVRAVLVGFDEHFSYAKLCQALRYLLRGGPECLLVGTNRDHRLPLEGGAGIPGTGCLVKAVETAAQREAFIVGKPNRFMFDCVAQEFPVDPARTIMVGDRLDTDILMGNSCGLTTLLTLTGVTALDEVRGHQDSGCPARHGLVPDFYVDSIADLLPALGQ, from the exons ATGGGGACGCGGTCCGTGCGGGGCGCGGCCAATGGGGaggcgcgggcggcgggcgcggggcgcggCAGGGCCAATGGGGTCCGCGGGGCGCTCGGGCGCGGCGGCGCGGCCATGGCGGACGGGATGGCGGCGGGCGGcccgcggcgctgccggcggcTGGAGGGCGAGGCGGCGCGGGCCGCGCTCGCCAACGCCGACACGCTGCTCTTCGACTGCGACGGCGTCCTGTGGCGGGGCGAGGCGGCCGTgagcggcgcggcggcggcgctggagCGGCTGGCGGCGGCGGGCAAGCGGCTGTGCTACGTGACTAACAACAGCGGGCGGACGCGCGCGGCCTACACCGAGAAGCTGCGGCGCCTGGGCTTCCCGCCCGCCGAGCCCCGGCACATCTTCAGCTCGGCCTTCTGCGCCGCCCGCTACCTGCGGCAGGCGCTgccgcccggcgccgccgcctacgtgctgggcagcgccgcgctGGCCGCCGAGCTGGAGGCCGTGGGCATCCCGCACGTGGGCACCGGGCCCGCCGCCCTGCCCGGGCCCGCGCCCGCCGACTGGGTGCAGGCGCCGCTGGAGCCCGCCGTGCGCGCCGTGCTCGTGGGCTTCGACGAGCACTTCAGCTAcgccaagctgtgccaggcgCTGCGGTACCTCCTGCGCGGCGGCCCCGAGTGCCTCCTGGTCGGCACCAACCGCGACCACCGGCTGCCGCTCGAGGGCGGCGCCGGCATCCCCG GGACAGGGTGCCTGGTGAAGGCCGTGGAGACGGCGGCGCAGCGCGAGGCGTTCATCGTGGGCAAGCCCAACCGCTTCATGTTCGACTGCGTGGCGCAGGAGTTCCCGGTGGACCCCGCTCGCACCATCATGGTGGGGGACAGGCTGGACACGGACATCCTGATGGGCAACAGCTGCGGGCTGACCACGCTGCTCACGCTGACCGGGGTGACGGCCCTGGACGAGGTGCGGGGCCACCAGGACAGCGGCTGTCCCGCCAGGCACGGCCTGGTCCCCGATTTCTACGTGGACAGCATCGCCGACCTGCTGCCGGCCCTGGGGCAGTGA